AGAAGCAATATTTGCTTCTGTCATGTTTCATAAACTGCTTTGGAGTACAAGTCCTCATATCTGTGAAACTGTTTCCTTAtatataggtttttaaaaataggaatgtttttatttgtaactTACTTGATAAAGATGTAGTGATAAGTTTTATTTTGCATAGGTCATTTAATGAACTTGAAGTACTATGCTTCTCCTTCTGACCTGCTGGATGATAAGACTACATCTCCAATCATTTTGCATGAGAATAATGGTAAGGCTTTAACTGCAAAGCAACTGAAGGTTTTGTTCagtgttcaaaaaatattttaaaaagtttgcccGGGCCTGCTTGTACTTTTTGGTTTGCtactgactaatgagtttgccatcCCTACCAAAGTTTGCACCTTATACACTCCCACATACACACAATATGCATACATACCTACATAcgtatatgtacacatacatacgtACATAATACAAGCTTAATAAGTGCTATTGAATaagcaaataagtaaatgaaaagataCAAGCCACCCAACTTGAAAAATTCCCCtttaattattactttaaagGTGAAGAAATCAGCCAACTTACTGAAGAATTACAATAATGGatgttattttgtatttgcacattaatacactaaaacaaaatgagaaatagcCTATTACCTCATTTGTTCCCCTGTAATTTCAGTCAGTGATTATCCTATAattataattctatttaaatatattctgaaatTTGAGAACATAAGTAAATATCAGTAGTGAGCCTTTAAACATCATTTTCCTTGGATTGTGCTGTtccctatattttgttttatttacagaaaaagagaaatactggTTGGTTAGAAAGGTAACTTTTAGCATTTCTAAATTATATAGGTATTACAGTATCTGACAAACAAAATGGGGCTGACAGACTATGCAGAAGttagcctttttttaatgttaggaTTCTTATCATTTATGTTACTTTGGAGAataccctttttcttttctattcccaGTTCCTCGATCTTTGGGCATGAATGCATCAGTGACAATTGAAGGAACATCTGCTATGTATAAACTCCCAATTGCACCATTAATTATGGGGTCACATCCAGTTGACAACAAATGGTAAGTTAAATATTCTaggttagaaaaatattttttcaacttcAAGCCCAGTTATGAAACAAGGACTATCTTCACTTGGCTCTTCCCTCACTTGACTATCTAGAGattggctttttgttttattcatttattttttcagtgcctATTTTAATGTTCCTTTCTGAAGTCTGCTCATAGAACGCATTCTCTGTCCTAAGAAAGAAGGGAACTGTGCTAATTCCTCTGGTTTAGTGATTACTTTGTTTTTTCTCGTGGGACTGATGTTGATTTGGAGTTACATTGGAACATGCTTCAGGATAGATGTTTGAATACTTTAGGGTTAACAAATAGGATGTTTTGTTAAGAGTTGGAATAAAGTTCAAAGTGAGTTTTGATAGGCTTTGTGAATAAGTGTGTATATGATACAAACATGTCTAAGAATGGGTGtttagattttcattttcatattaagTCAAaatccatccctctcccttctcttgttGAAggaccccctccttctcctcaatCACCAGTGCCAACAGTGTTGATCTTCCTGCCTGTTTCTTCTTGAAATTTCCTCAGCCAATCCCGGTATCTAGAGCATTTGTTCAGAAACTTCAGAACTGCACAGGTGAGTTTTCAGTATGGAGAGCTAATCTTGTTATAAATGTGAAATGCAAACTTCAAATTCAAATTATCTTAGACCTCTTTTGGCCTTACAGGCCTCAAAAAAGAACTGATGGGTTTAGATGTCATAGTCCTTTGTACTAAAGTACTatttgaataaatggataaatgaaataaaagtcataAAGGGAAGACTGAGCTGTCAGCGTTTTGAGCTTATTTGTGATCATTATATTAATCTTTTTTCCAGGAATTCCTTTGTTTGAAACTCAACCAACTTATGTACCCCTGTATGAACTGATCACTCAGTTTGAGCTGTCAAAGGACCCTGACCCCATACCTTTGAATCACAACATGCGGTTTTATGCTGTAAGTGAAGCCCTGTGGACTGCTGTAGGTTAGATTGGTACCCAAGATGAGATTCTTCCTTTATGGGGTCAGTGAGGTCAGATAATATTCTTTTGGACTGCTGAATTGTATCCTGTTTCCTCAGTAAGGCAGGAAATTACAGAAATCTCTGGAACATACTGAAGAAAGAGCATGGGCTTCTAAGTCAGGAAACAACAAACATTtcattgttgaaatttcaggtgAACCCTGGCCGGTAGTTCagatggttagaacattgtcccagcaCTCAAAGGTTGAGGAGTCtcatccccggttagggcacatacaaggttTAAGCAACAAATggataaatgagtggaacaacaaattgatgtttctcttttctcctctctctaaaaatcaatcaataaataaaatttattttaaaacatttcagatGAAAGTCTCTTATTGGTATTCTGAACTTTTACAAGCTTATAAGTAGGTGTTAAACATTCtcattgtttacttttttcaAGTGTTGTCTTATAATCTGAAAACGTCCTTCAGGTACATACAGAGAAGAAAGTGctggaattaattaattaaggaaGGTTCCAAAACCTCATCTGcacttgaatttattggaatattTGATGATAGTCTAAAGTAGAAGTTCTCAAATTCTGGCTGCATTATAATTATCTGTCgagtgttttattaaaaatacagattttggcctgacctgtggtggcgcagtggataacatttcgacctggaacgctgaggttgctggttcaaaaccccctgggcttgcctggtcacggcacatatgggagttgatgcttcctgctcctccccctcccctaccccccccccaactgaataaaacctttaaaaaaatacatttttttcacttattgttCAGGGACCTCTTTTACACAGATTTCTGAGgcaatttttatgttaaaacaaGGTTAGGAAACCACTAGCagaacatttattaaaaagggtTTTTTCAGCCAAGTGAGTAATTGGCATTTATAACATCAGCTGACCAAAAGAATTCACAGTGGAGTTCTATTATTTGCCAAGAAACTGCTGCCGAGTTGTGAGGtgtaggttgttgtttttttttttgatagcttATGGTTGGAGTATGGTGGGCAAGGAAATAGCTTTAATTTCCTCTGTTCTTTTTGCCTAGGCTCTTCCAGGTCAGCAGCACTGCTATTTCCTCAACAAGGATGCTCCTCTTCCAGATGGCAGAAGTCTACAGGGAACCCTCATTAGCAAAATCACCTTTCAGCACCCTGGCCGGGTTCCTCTTATCCTAAATCTGATCAGACACCAAGTGGCTTATAATACCCTAATTGGAAGCTGTGTCAAAAGAACTATTCTGAAAGAAGGTACTACCTTTCCTTTTGATATATTTACTGGTAAATGGAAACTGATAACTCTATTGGTGGCCCATGTAATTATCtgtagaactttaaaaaatacagatatttGGTTCCCACACCCACAAGAACTGAATTAGAACCTCAGTGGTAAGCATTGGGAATCTAGTTTAAGCTCCACAATTTAATTTGATGGAACCAATTTATACATTGGCATTtggaaaccactttttttttgtgggggtgggAAGGTTCACAACAGACTTACTGTACTCTTTCTTTGCCTACAGTGATATAATTGGGTGGCTTAGGGCCTAAACCTGGCAGCTTAACATAAAGTAGAACTTGGGATGCAGTATGAAGAGAggacttccttatttttttttttttcattttttcatttttctgaagctggaaacggggagagacagtcagacagactcccgcatgcgcccgaccgggatccacccggcacgcccaccaggggcgacgctctgcccaccagggggcgatgctctgcccatcctgggcgtcgccatattgcgaccagagccactctagcgcctgaggcagaggccacagagccatccccagcgcccgggccatctctgctccaatggagccttggctgcgggaggggaagagagagacagagaggaaagtgcggcggaggggtggagaagcaaatgggcgcttctcctgtgtgccctggccgggaatcgaacccgggtcctccgcacgctaggccgacgctctaccgctgagccaaccggccagggcgacttccttatttttttgtggcggtagagggagagagacagaggaagggagaaagatgagaaacatcaacttgtagttgtagcgctttagttgttgattgattgcttcttatacatgccttgacggggtTGAGGGtgctccagacaagccagtgatcccttgctcaagccagcaagcttgggttcaagccagtgaccctgcaatgagcctacactcaagctggtgacttcagggttttgaacctgggatttcagcatcccaggtcagtgctctctccactgtgcaaccactggtcaggcgaGAGGACTTCTTGATATCTAAATTCTAGGTTGTTAGGACAGTGCTTTTAGTCCTGAATATATTTCCTCTCCTCATTCTTTGGAAAATTTAATCATATAGTTTAAAAAGGGGTAAGGCCTtgtaccattttctttttctcccaggaTTCTGAAATGCTTGTGGTTTTCAAACGCAGTATGCTATTAGAACCTTTGATGTGAATTTTGGCTGCTTTAGTTAATCATAGTTACTTTTTACTTTAGTTGTAAAGCACTTCAGTGATAGAGATATATCAGTGCAAATGGTAAGAAGAAACAGGGAAGGTAAAtcaagagataatttttttttttttcatttttctgaagctggaaacagggagagacagtcagacagactcccgcatgcgcccaaccgggatccacccggcacgcccaccaggggcgatgctctgcccatcctgggcgtcgccatgttgcgaccagagccactctagcgcctgaggcagaggccacagagccatccccagcgcccgggccatctttgctccaatggagccttggctgcgggaggggaagagagagacagagaggaaagcgcggcggaggggtggagaagcaaatgggcgcttctcctgtgtgccctggccgggaatcgaacccgggtcctccgcacggtaggccgacgctctaccgctgagccaaccggccagggctcaagagataatttttatggaaataagaatTGCTTTAGGAATGAGAAATTTTAGAGTGCATACACAAGTGTGCTTATGGTTCTTCTATTTCATGTATTTGAAATAGAGTACTAGCTTCAGGgcttctaaaaatgaatttttgtgctctgactggtggtggtgcagtggataaagtgtcaacccagaacactaaggtcgccagttcaaaaccccaaggtcgctggctctgagcCTGGGCTTGTCAGCATGGAGTCAATGGCTTGAGTGGAGGATCTTCCACATGATCCCAGTGCTTGCTTGCCAGCTTGAGGCCaaagttgctggcctgagcaaggggacactggctttgCCCTGGTCGAGGCACCTATGGGATGCTCAGGGCGCAactaaagttgatgcttctcaccttccctctctatttctgtcccttcctgtttctcaaaaaaaaaaaataaataatttttttttttaaattaagaatggGTTTTTGTAAAGTAGTTATTACGTTAGTCCTACAGAGACGCTTTCTGCCAAGAAAGTGTGTGATCTTTATTTTTGGGCTACCAGCAAGTTTGGCTTAGAAACATATGATAGTTTGACATGTGTCTATTTggcataaatatataattttatttatttattttaaaactttacttattgattcattttagagagagagagaggggccctggctggttggctcagtggtagagcatcggcctggcgtgcagaagtcccgggttcgattcctggccagggcacacaggagaagcgcccatctgcttctccagccctccccctctccttcctctctgtctctctcttcccctcctgcagccaaggctccattggagcaaagatggcccgggcgctggggatggctctttggcctctgcaaccagagcgaagccccggaggggcagagatcgccccctggtgggcagagcgtcgccccctggtgggcgtgccgggtggatcctggtcgggcgcatgcgggagtctgtctgactgtctctccccgtttccagcttcaggaaaaaaaaaatagagagagagaacatcaacttattgttccatttatttacgcattcattggttgattcttgtatgttccctgagtGGAGATCAAGAGACACAACCTTAACATATTGAGAGACTCGCTAACTAGCTGAGCTAACAGCTGCAAACACTAATAGAAAGCAGGGTTTATGGCAATGGTTCTGGATGTCTGCTTATCAAATAGAAGGAGGGACTTCCTCTTGGCCACATTCATATtcagaattcttttatttatttactttattttttaagtgaaaaggtgggAGATAAGAGACTCCCCCatttgctctgactgggatccaccgagcaacccagtctgaggccaatgctttaccattCTGGGGCCCATGTTGAGAACCAAGcaatttttagcgcctgaggcagaggctttacagagccatcctcagtgcctggagccaatgtgCTCAgttcaatcaagctatggctatgGGAGGTTGCTGGCCtggggttgcttctcctgtgtgccctgaccaggaatcgaacctagggcTTCCATATGCCGgtttgatgctctaccacggagccaaagAGCTAGGGCCCAGAATTCACTTTTAAGATAGGGTCCTTAAGAATTTAGGGACTAAATGTCTTCatttagaaaactagaaattTAATTACTTTGTTTTGAAGTATTTATGATGAACTagtagatttcttcttttttttttttttttttttgtatttttctgaagttggaaacagggaggcagttagacagactcccgcatgcgcccaaccaggatccacccagcatgcccaccagggggcgacgctccgcccatctgaggcgttgctctgttgcaaccaaggccattctagcgcctgaggcagaggccatggagccatcctcagcgcctgggccaactttgctccaatggagccttggctgcgggaggggaagagagagacagagaggaaggagagggggaggggtggagaagcagatgggcgcttctcctgtgtggcctggctgggaatcgaacccaggactcctgcatgccaggccaacactctaccactgagccaaccggccagggcccagatttctTCTTATACTTGTGGATGATATATATAGTAGGTGTGGGATTTAGTTTccaagggaaagaaagaatttcattctttaaacTTCAGAATTATTATTTACTTGTCTCAAGTCTTAATTTGGTTGATTATTTTATgatgttttctttgccttttagATTCTCCTGGGCTCCTCCAATTTGAAGTGTGTCCCCTCTCAGAGTCCCGTTTCAGTGtatcttttcaacatcctgtGAATGATTCCCTGGTGTGTGGTGAGTTTTATGGGTGATTACCACCTGTCTCAGGGCAGCAGTTTGgtcctttatcttttttagaAAAGTCACAAGTTGAATTTATCTAAAATACCTCCTCTACATTTTGTCTTTCAGTGGTAATGGATGTGCAGGACTCAACACATGTGAGCTGTAAACTCTACAAGGGGCTGTCAGACGCACTCATCTGCACAGATGACTTCATTGCCAAAGTTGTTCAAAGGTAGCACTGACCCTTTTCCATCACAGTCCCAGTAAGAGCTGTATAAGGGATGTTTTTTTTCAGTATGAGAGTGAATTGGAAATTTAGGAGGAAAGTATTTAGTCACTGCTTTAAATTCACTCTTCTCTGCTTTCAGATTCAAAAGCAATATGAGCtttgatttcttaaaatatcATTATGAGAGTAATAGGAAGTAAGGTAGGTAACTTCAGGCCCAGCATTAGGGTTCTTTTAAGAGGGAGAGGGCAGAAATAAGATGCAGCTCTTTTTTCACTTATCCTctctgtcactttaaaaaaaaattagtgatttttagagagaaaaaggaaagggaggagggaggaggagagagagagagagaaagaaacatcaatttgttgttccacttacttatgtattcactggttgtttaatgtatgtgccctgactggggattgaaccggcaaccatggcatatcaggacaacacttcaactgagctactggctagGACCTCCTGTCACTTTTTAACATGTAACAACATGTCAGTGGCAGTATGTGAGAAGACTTGAGCCAGTCAGCTTTCCAAAAACATTAATATGtaattttgagatttttcttgagCAAATACTAGtggactgtttttgtttgtttgtttgtttttagtggactgttttataattaaattttattggaacacagccatatcTGTCAATGTACAGATATGAACATGGTATCTGTGGCCTTTGAGCTAGGATGACAAAGTAGTTTGGCAGAAACCATATGATCTTCAAAAGCCTAAACTGTTATTAACTGGCCCTTTAGGGAAGGTTGCTGACATGTTCTAGAgcagaatgtttttaaatatgtttgtaaatataaatttgtatgctaaaaagtgtttttctttaaaaataaacaaggctTCATACCAGTAGTAGCACTTTTTACAGTATAGTTTTGGGGTAATCTAAGCCATTAAGATTTagaacttggcctgacctgtggtggcgcagtggataaagtgtcgacctggaacactgaggtcgctggctcaaaaccctgcacttgtctggttaagtcacatatgggagttgatgcttcctgctcctctcccctttctctctttctgtctatctcttctttctctctctctctcctaaaatgaataaataaaaattaaaaaaaaatttagaacttGATGGATCGAGATTTTTCTAGTGGTTCATTAATTAAGATAAATGATATATCCCATTAATCACATGTGAAGCTCCAAAAGGAGGGCATTTTGTTACTGAGTTAATTATTGCTAGTTTTATTTTAGCTCATGATATCTAATTATTTAGCTTCTTATTTATGGTTAGTTTGTCTTCTGGGTGTGCTTCAAAAGAGGTTGAcgattgcctgactggtggtggtgcagtagatagagcattgacctggggcactgaggtcaccagcttgagcatgggctcatcaacgTGATCctaaggtctttggcttgagcaaggggtcactggcttggcttgagtccctcggtcaagtcatgtatgagaaacaatcagtgaacaacaaaagtgacacaactatgagttgatgcttctctccccctttctgtctctctattaaaaaaaataaaaacgaggTTGCCTGCCAGTCCAGATTCTTTTTAGAATGAATTTACCCAAAGCTCTGGCATGTCATAGACCTGTTCTTGCCTTTGGGTTTATTTGCCTTACCTAAAAACTGCATTACTGCAAACCTCTGATGACATTTCTAAATCTCAGGCAAAATTAAAGCCCGTTTTACCTAATGAAAAATTGGTTTTATTCAGCAGCGAATGCAATGTTAACTCTGTTTTTTCCATCTTATCTTACAGATGTATGTCCATCCCTGTGACGATGAGGGCTATTCGGAGGAAGGCTGAAACCATTCAGGCCGACACCCCAGCACTGTCCCTCATTGCAGAGACAGTTGAAGACATGGTGAAAAAGAACCTGCCCCCGGCTAGCAGCCCAGGGTATGGCATGACCACAGGCAACAACCCAATGAGTGGTACCACTACACCAACCAACACCTTTCCGGGGGGTCCCATTACCACCTTGTTTAATATGAGCATGAGCATCAAAGATCGGCATGAGTCGGTGGGCCATGGGGAGGACTTCAGCAAGGTGTCTCAGAACCCAATTCTTACCAGTTTGTTGCAAATCACAGGGAACGGGGGGTCTACCATTGGCTCGAGTCCGACCCCTCCTCATCACACGCCGCCACCTGTCTCTTCGATGGCCGGCAACACCAAGAACCACCCGATGCTCATGAACCTTCTTAAAGATAATCCTGCCCAGGATTTCTCAACCCTTTATGGATGCAGCCCTTTAGAAAGGCAGAACTCCTCTTCCGGCTCACCCCGGATGGAAATGTGCTCGGGAAGCAAcaagacaaagaagaagaagTCATCAAGATTACTACCTGATAAACCCAAGCACCAGACTGAAGATGACTTTCAGAGGGAGCTGTTTTCAATGGATGTTGACTCACAGAACCCTATCTTTGATGTCAACATGACAGCTGACACACTGGATACACCACACATCACTCCAGCTCCAAGCCAGTGTAGCACTCCCCCAACAACTTACCCACAACCAGTACCTCACCCCCAACCCAGTATTCAAAGGATGGTCCGACTATCCAGTTCAGACAGCATTGGTCCAGATGTAACTGATATCCTTTCAGACATTGCAGAAGAAGCCTCTAAGCTTCCCAGCTCTAGTGATGATTGCCCACCCATTGGTACCCCTGTTCGAGATTCTTCAAGCTCTGGGCATTCTCAGAGTGCCCTCTTTGACCCTGATGTCTTTCAAACCAATAATAATGAAAATCCATACACTGATCCAGCTGATCTTATTGCAGATGCTGCTGGAAGCCCCAGTAGTGACTCTCCTACCAATCATTTTTTTCCTGATGGAGTAGATTTCAATCCTGATTTATTGAACAGCCAGAGCCAAAGTGGTTTTGGAGAAGAATACTTTGATGAAAGCAGCCAAAGTGGAGATAATGATGATTTCAAAGGATTTgcatctcaggcactaaatacTCTGGGGGTGCCAATGCTTGGAGGTGATAACGGGGAGACTAAGTTTAAAGGCAATAGCCAAGCTGATACAGTTGATTTCAGTATTATAGCAGTAGCTGGTAAGGCTTTGGGTTCTGCAGATCTGATGGAGCATCACAGTGGTAGCCAGAGTCCTTTATTGACAACTGGGGACTTAGGGAAAGACAAGACTCAGAAGAGAGTAAAGGAAGGCAATGGCACCAGTAATAGTAGTCTGACGGGGCCAGGATTAGAGAGCAAACCGGGAAAGCGCAGTCGGACCCCTTCTAATGATGGTAAGAGCAAAGATAAGCCTCCAAAGCGAAAGAAGGCAGACACTGAGGGAAAGTCTCCATCTCACAGTTCTACCCGACCTTTCACCCCACCTACCAGTACAGGTGGGTCCAAATCTCCAGGCAGTTCAGGAAGATCTCAGACTCCCCCAGGTGTTGCAACACCACCCATTCCCAAAATCACTATTCAGATTCCTAAGGGAACCGTGATGGTAGGCAAGCCCTCTTCGCACAGTCAGTATACCAGCAGTGGTTCTGTGTCTTCCTCAGGCAGTAAAAGCCACCATAGccattcttcctcttcttcctcatcaTCTGCTTCCAACTCAGGCAAGATGAAAAGCAGTAAATCAGAAGGTTCATCAAGTTCCAAGTTAAGTAGCAGTATATATTCTAGTCAAGGGTCTTCTGGGTCTAGCCAGTCCAAAACTTCATCCCAGTCTGGGGGGAAGCCAGGCTCCTCTCCCATTACCAAGCATGGACTGAGCAGTAGCTCCAGCAGCACCAAGATGAAACTTCAGGGGAAGCCATCTTCACTTATGAATCCTAATTTAAGTAAACCAAACATATCCCCTTCCCATTCACGGCCACCTGGAGGCTCTGATAAGCTTGCCTCTCCAATGAAGCCTATTCCTGGGACTCCCCCATCCTCTAAAGCCAAGTCCCCTATCAGTTCAGGTCCTGGTGGTTCTCATATGTCTGGAACTGGTTCAAGCACTGGCATGAAGTCATCTTCAGGGTTAGGATCCTCAGGCTCATTAAAAACTCCCCCATCATCTAATTCTTGTACAGCATCATCTTCCTTTTCCTCAAGTGGTTCTTCCATGTCATCCTCTCAGAACCAGCATGGGAGTTCCAAAGGGAAATCTCCCAGCAGAAATAAGAAGCCGTCCTTAACAGCTGTCATAGATAAACTGAAGCATGGGGTTGTCACCAGTGGCCCTGGAGGTGAAGACCCAATGGACGGCCAGATGGGGGTGAGCACAAATTCTTCTAGCCATCCTATGTCCTCCAAGCATAACATGTCAGGGGGAGAGTTCCAGGGCAAGCGTGAGAAAAGTGATAAAGACaaatcaaaggtttccacctcGGGGGGCTCAGTGGATTCATCTAAGAAGACTTCAGAGTCAAAAAATGTGGGGAGCACGGGTGTGGCAAAAATTATCATCAGTAAGCATGATGGGGGATCCCCCAGCATTAAAGCCAAAGTGACTTTGCAGAAACCTGGGGAAAGTAGTGGAGAAGGGCTTAGGCCTCAGATGGCCTCTTCCAAAAACTATGGCTCTCCACTCATCAGTGGTTCCACTCCAAAGCATGAGCGTGGCTCTCCTAGCCATAGTAAGTCACCAGCATATACCCCCCAGAATCTGGACAGTGAAAGTGAGTCAGGCTCCTCCATAGCAGAGAAATCTTATCAGAACAGTCCCAGCTCAGATGATGGCATCCGACCACTTCCAGAATACAGCACAGAGAAGCATAagaagcacaaaaaagaaaagaagaaagtaaaagacaAAGATCGGGACCGAGATCGGGACAAAGACCGAGACAAGAAAAAATCTCATAGCATCAAGCCAGAGAGTTGGTCTAAATCACCCATCTCTTCAGACCAGTCCTTGTCTATGACAAGTAATACAATCTTATCTACAGACAGGCCCTCAAGACTCAGCCCAGACTTTATGATGGGGGAGGAAGATGATGATCTTATGGATGTAGCACTGATTGGCAATTAGGAAT
The DNA window shown above is from Saccopteryx bilineata isolate mSacBil1 chromosome 2, mSacBil1_pri_phased_curated, whole genome shotgun sequence and carries:
- the MED1 gene encoding mediator of RNA polymerase II transcription subunit 1 isoform X2; translation: MKAQGETEESEKLSKMSSLLERLHAKFNQNRPWSETIKLEKRVVMSSGGHQHLVSCLETLQKALKVTSLPAMTDRLESIARQNGLGSHLSASGTECYITSDMFYVEVQLDPAGQLCDVKVAHHGENPVSCPELVQQLREKNFDEFSKHLKGLVNLYNLPGDNKLKTKMYLALQSLEQDLSKMAVMYWKATNAGPLDKILHGSVGYLTPRSGGHLMNLKYYASPSDLLDDKTTSPIILHENNVPRSLGMNASVTIEGTSAMYKLPIAPLIMGSHPVDNKWTPSFSSITSANSVDLPACFFLKFPQPIPVSRAFVQKLQNCTGIPLFETQPTYVPLYELITQFELSKDPDPIPLNHNMRFYAALPGQQHCYFLNKDAPLPDGRSLQGTLISKITFQHPGRVPLILNLIRHQVAYNTLIGSCVKRTILKEDSPGLLQFEVCPLSESRFSVSFQHPVNDSLVCVVMDVQDSTHVSCKLYKGLSDALICTDDFIAKVVQRCMSIPVTMRAIRRKAETIQADTPALSLIAETVEDMVKKNLPPASSPGYGMTTGNNPMSGTTTPTNTFPGGPITTLFNMSMSIKDRHESVGHGEDFSKVSQNPILTSLLQITGNGGSTIGSSPTPPHHTPPPVSSMAGNTKNHPMLMNLLKDNPAQDFSTLYGCSPLERQNSSSGSPRMEMCSGSNKTKKKKSSRLLPDKPKHQTEDDFQRELFSMDVDSQNPIFDVNMTADTLDTPHITPAPSQCSTPPTTYPQPVPHPQPSIQRMVRLSSSDSIGPDVTDILSDIAEEASKLPSSSDDCPPIGTPVRDSSSSGHSQSALFDPDVFQTNNNENPYTDPADLIADAAGSPSSDSPTNHFFPDGVDFNPDLLNSQSQSGFGEEYFDESSQSGDNDDFKGFASQALNTLGVPMLGGDNGETKFKGNSQADTVDFSIIAVAGKALGSADLMEHHSGSQSPLLTTGDLGKDKTQKRVKEGNGTSNSSLTGPGLESKPGKRSRTPSNDGKSKDKPPKRKKADTEGKSPSHSSTRPFTPPTSTGGSKSPGSSGRSQTPPGVATPPIPKITIQIPKGTVMVGKPSSHSQYTSSGSVSSSGSKSHHSHSSSSSSSSASNSGKMKSSKSEGSSSSKLSSSIYSSQGSSGSSQSKTSSQSGGKPGSSPITKHGLSSSSSSTKMKLQGKPSSLMNPNLSKPNISPSHSRPPGGSDKLASPMKPIPGTPPSSKAKSPISSGPGGSHMSGTGSSTGMKSSSGLGSSGSLKTPPSSNSCTASSSFSSSGSSMSSSQNQHGSSKGKSPSRNKKPSLTAVIDKLKHGVVTSGPGGEDPMDGQMGVSTNSSSHPMSSKHNMSGGEFQGKREKSDKDKSKVSTSGGSVDSSKKTSESKNVGSTGVAKIIISKHDGGSPSIKAKVTLQKPGESSGEGLRPQMASSKNYGSPLISGSTPKHERGSPSHSKSPAYTPQNLDSESESGSSIAEKSYQNSPSSDDGIRPLPEYSTEKHKKHKKEKKKVKDKDRDRDRDKDRDKKKSHSIKPESWSKSPISSDQSLSMTSNTILSTDRPSRLSPDFMMGEEDDDLMDVALIGN